Proteins from a genomic interval of Capsicum annuum cultivar UCD-10X-F1 chromosome 4, UCD10Xv1.1, whole genome shotgun sequence:
- the LOC107866767 gene encoding cysteine protease XCP1, with protein MAIFSFTKLSLLVLFSISLLACTSLARDHSIVGYSSDDLTCIDKLINLFEKWMDKHGKIYKSIEEKLHRFEIFKENLKHIDERNKIVTNYWLGLNEFSDLSHDEFKKTYLGLRVDQDLLNKREQLSQEEFEYRDFVDLPKAVDWRKKGAVTPVKNQGQCGSCWAFSTVAAVEGINQIKTGNLTSLSEQELIDCDTTYNNGCNGGLMDYAFQFIVSNGGLHKEDDYPYLMEEGTCDEKRDESEVVTIDGYRDVPANDEQSLLKALANQPLSVAIEASTRDFQFYSGGVFDGHCGTDLDHGVSAVGYGSIKGADYIIVKNSWGPKWGEKGFIRMKRNTGKPEGLCGINKMVSFPTKKN; from the exons ATGGCTATCTTCTCATTTACAAAACTGTCACTTCTTGTTTTGTTTTCAATTTCCCTCCTGGCCTGCACCTCATTGGCTCGCGATCATTCCATCGTGGGATACTCCTCTGATGACTTGACATGCATCGATAAGCTCATCAATCTCTTCGAGAAATGGATGGATAAACACGGCAAGATTTACAAGAGCATTGAGGAGAAActgcataggtttgagattttcaAGGAGAATTTGAAGCATATCGATGAGAGGAATAAGATTGTTACCAACTATTGGCTTGGTCTTAACGAATTTTCTGATTTGAGCCATGATGAGTTCAAGAAAACGTATTTGGGACTTAGAGTTGATCAAGATTTGCTCAACAAAAGAGAACAATTATCTCAAGAAGAATTTGAATACAGAGATTTTGTTGATCTGCCTAAGGCTGTTGATTGGAGGAAAAAAGGTGCCGTTACACCTGTGAAGAACCAGGGTCAATGTG GTAGTTGTTGGGCATTTTCAACTGTAGCAGCAGTAGAGGGAATAAACCAAATAAAGACAGGGAATTTGACATCTTTGTCTGAACAAGAGCTGATAGACTGTGACACAACTTATAACAATGGTTGCAATGGTGGCCTAATGGATTATGCTTTTCAATTCATTGTATCTAATGGTGGTCTTCACAAAGAGGATGACTATCCTTACCTCATGGAAGAAGGCACTTGTGATGAAAAAAGA GATGAATCTGAGGTTGTCACTATTGATGGTTACCGTGATGTCCCAGCCAATGATGAGCAAAGTCTATTGAAAGCACTTGCTAACCAACCTTTGAGTGTGGCTATTGAAGCTTCAACTAGAGATTTCCAATTCTACAGTGGG GGTGTGTTCGATGGGCATTGTGGAACAGATTTGGATCATGGAGTGTCAGCAGTAGGATATGGATCTATAAAAGGAGCAGATTACATCATTGTGAAGAATTCATGGGGCCCAAAATGGGGAGAAAAGGGGTTTATTAGGATGAAGAGAAATACAGGCAAGCCAGAAGGCCTTTGTGGTATTAACAAGATGGTCTCTTTCCCAACCAAAAAGAATTGA
- the LOC107866766 gene encoding probable inorganic phosphate transporter 1-9, which produces MALKVLTALDSARTQYYHFKAIIIAGMGLFTDAYDLFCIPPIMKLIGRIYYRSPTGNANKLYEVPQSVTSAMVVTALLGTVIGQLVFGRLGDLIGRRKVYGFALMIMVLSSFGCGHSICASRTCVLLSLGFFRFLLGVGIGGDYPLSATIMSEFANRTTRGAFIAGVFSMQGFGILASSTVTMIVCSIFNRAYGENSDNNTPHDADLAWRIILMIGAVPAGLTYYWRMMMPETARYTALVERNISQAAKDMEKVLDISASQIAEEFSTYSPNTPPSNYSLFSKTFIHGHGLDLFACSISWFLVDIVFYSSNLFQSQIYKRHLSDKHDVSAFKEAFEVARLQAIIAICSTIPGYFATMYFIDRIGRVKIQIMGFFFMAISLLAMGIPYYSYWNNKSNVGFMFLYGLTFFFSNFGPNTTTFIVPAELFPARFRTTCHGISGAIGKLGAIIGSVGFIWASHSKKDGYSDEGIGMTASLILLAGVCIVGMITTYFFTRETMGRSLEENENISINEGPQNEVVGGRV; this is translated from the exons ATGGCACTCAAAGTCCTTACTGCTCTTGACTCAGCAAGAACACAGTACTACCACTTCAAGGCGATTATCATCGCAGGTATGGGCTTATTCACCGATGCATACGACCTCTTCTGTATCCCTCCGATCATGAAACTCATCGGTCGAATTTACTACAGATCGCCAACGGGCAATGCTAACAAACTTTATGAGGTCCCTCAGTCCGTCACATCCGCTATGGTTGTGACAGCCCTTTTAGGGACCGTTATAGGTCAGCTAGTTTTCGGCCGATTAGGTGACCTAATCGGCCGACGCAAAGTCTATGGCTTTGCACTAATGATCATGGTGTTGAGCTCATTTGGATGTGGACACTCGATATGTGCGTCTAGGACTTGTGTTTTGCTAAGTCTTGGGTTTTTTAGGTTCTTGTTGGGAGTTGGTATTGGTGGAGATTACCCTTTATCAGCTACAATTATGTCTGAATTTGCTAATAGGACAACAAGGGGTGCTTTCATTGCTGGGGTTTTCTCAATGCAAGGATTTGGAATCCTTGCTAGTTCAACTGTCACAATGATTGTCTGTTCCATCTTTAATCGTGCTTATGGAGAAAATAGTGATAATAATACACCTCATGATGCTGATTTGGCTTGGAGAATTATACTTATGATTGGTGCTGTTCCTGCTGGACTCACTTATTATTGGCGAATGATGATGCCCGAGACCGCCAG GTATACGGCGTTGGTCGAAAGAAATATTTCACAGGCAGCCAAGGACATGGAAAAAGTACTCGATATTTCAGCGAGTCAAATCGCTGAGGAATTTTCTACTTACTCACCAAACACACCGCCCTCTAATTATTCCCTTTTCTCCAAAACTTTCATTCATGGCCATGGCCTTGATCTTTTTGCTTGTTCAATCTCATGGTTCCTAGTTGATATTGTTTTCTATAGTAGCAATCTCTTTCAATCCCAAATATACAAAAGACATTTAAGTGATAAACACGATGTCAGTGCATTTAAAGAAGCTTTTGAAGTTGCAAGACTCCAAGCTATTATTGCAATTTGCTCAACCATTCCTGGCTATTTTGCGACAATGTACTTCATTGACCGAATTGGGAGAGTCAAAATTCAAATAATGGGATTTTTCTTCATGGCCATTAGCTTATTAGCTATGGGAATTCCATATTACTCCTATTGGAATAACAAGAGCAATGTAGGGTTCATGTTTTTGTATGGTCTAACCTTCTTCTTCTCGAATTTCGGTCCGAACACGACTACCTTCATCGTGCCCGCGGAGCTTTTCCCCGCTCGATTCAGAACAACATGTCATGGTATATCTGGAGCCATCGGAAAATTGGGCGCGATAATCGGGTCGGTAGGATTTATATGGGCATCTCATAGTAAAAAAGATGGATATAGTGATGAAGGAATTGGAATGACAGCATCGTTAATATTACTAGCTGGAGTTTGTATAGTGGGAATGATCACTACATATTTTTTTACTCGTGAGACTATGGGAAGATCacttgaagaaaatgaaaatattagtATCAATGAAGGTCCACAAAATGAAGTTGTTGGTGGTAGGGTTTGA
- the LOC107866765 gene encoding increased DNA methylation 3 — translation MNSEEYPKTHAKPSVTLSGTAENCATGPSLGLVDIGSSENAYIFRVALPGVRHKCNIKCDIQREGRVRIEGVITESETLKNSPKAYEMKVQQLSPPGPFTVSFNLPGPVDPRLCSPQFRADGILEVVVLKYPIPLVSAEGLPEHWFNASFPVS, via the exons ATGAATTCAGAAGAATATCCCAAGACTCATGCCAAACCATCTGTCACTCTGTCTGGGACTGCTGAAAACTGTGCAACTGGACCCTCACTCGGTTTGGTTGACATAGGCAGCAGTGAAAATGCATATATTTTTCGTGTTGCACTTCCTGGGGTGAGGCACAAAT GTAACATAAAATGCGACATACAGAGAGAAGGGAGAGTCCGGATAGAAGGCGTGATTACAGAGAGTGAGACTTTGAAAAACTCACCCAAGGCTTATGAGATGAAAGTTCAGCAGCTTTCTCCTCCGGGGCCTTTTACCGTATCGTTCAATTTGCCAGGACCGGTTGATCCTAGATTATGTTCCCCACAGTTTAGAGCAGATGGCATTCTGGAAGTCGTCGTCTTGAAATACCCAATACCTCTGGTTTCAGCTGAAGGCTTGCCTGAGCACTGGTTCAATGCCTCTTTCCCAGTTTCTTGA